Proteins encoded in a region of the Hyphomicrobiales bacterium genome:
- a CDS encoding Mth938-like domain-containing protein, with amino-acid sequence MSDNESGQSGARGIEMHAAHFPGRAAIDAYGNGGFRFAEMSHQGSILCLPDSISRWDVAEFSDLNSDHFAQVISRSDVEVFLLGLGADFRPLDASIKALFKEAGITIDPMSTGAAVRTYNVLLSESRAVACGLIAVD; translated from the coding sequence ATGAGCGATAATGAATCTGGTCAAAGTGGAGCGCGTGGAATAGAAATGCATGCGGCCCATTTTCCTGGTCGCGCTGCAATTGATGCTTATGGGAATGGTGGTTTTCGGTTTGCTGAAATGTCGCATCAAGGCTCAATACTATGTTTGCCGGACAGTATCTCACGCTGGGATGTGGCTGAATTTTCGGACTTAAACTCAGACCATTTTGCGCAGGTCATATCGCGTTCTGATGTCGAGGTATTTTTGCTGGGCCTTGGAGCTGATTTCAGGCCATTGGATGCATCGATCAAAGCTTTGTTTAAAGAAGCAGGCATTACGATTGACCCTATGAGCACGGGCGCTGCGGTGAGAACCTACAATGTTCTTCTGTCTGAATCGCGTGCTGTTGCCTGCGGTCTCATCGCGGTGGATTAA
- a CDS encoding phytoene/squalene synthase family protein: MDDNAHCLEVLRMHDRDRYLSSLLLPEKYLDDCVALYAFNAEIARVRDVVSEPMPGEIRLQWWRDAITNDGEGARANPLANALLKVITKHNLPRDAFDKMLLARAFDLYDDPMPSMGDLEGYAGETTSLLFQLSALIAGAEPSSQLAECCGHAGVCYALMTILRDLPRHSSRGQLYLPADILKNAGAQPALILSGDMHEGLPKALTKMIALCRDHKEKAVASLDELPSSLRPAFLPLCLIEPHLRNMEKAGFNPFADRMKISQLRAQWALWRGQ; encoded by the coding sequence ATGGATGATAATGCTCATTGTCTTGAAGTTTTGCGGATGCATGATCGTGACCGTTATCTATCCAGTTTGCTTTTACCTGAAAAATACCTCGATGACTGCGTTGCACTTTATGCCTTTAATGCAGAGATAGCGCGGGTGCGTGATGTTGTTAGCGAACCAATGCCCGGTGAAATCCGCCTGCAATGGTGGCGTGATGCGATTACAAATGATGGTGAAGGCGCACGCGCTAACCCTCTTGCTAATGCCTTGCTTAAGGTGATTACCAAACATAATTTACCACGCGATGCTTTTGATAAAATGTTGCTGGCGCGGGCTTTTGATTTATATGATGACCCAATGCCAAGCATGGGTGATTTGGAAGGATATGCGGGAGAGACAACTTCCTTGCTGTTTCAACTTTCGGCATTGATTGCGGGCGCTGAGCCTTCTTCACAATTGGCAGAGTGCTGTGGTCATGCTGGGGTTTGCTATGCCCTTATGACTATTCTTCGAGATTTGCCACGCCATTCATCGCGAGGCCAGCTTTATTTGCCAGCTGATATTTTGAAGAATGCCGGTGCACAGCCTGCGTTAATTTTGAGCGGCGATATGCATGAGGGGTTACCAAAGGCGCTAACAAAAATGATTGCTCTTTGTCGTGATCATAAAGAGAAAGCTGTAGCCTCACTTGACGAATTGCCATCAAGTTTGCGTCCGGCTTTCCTGCCGCTCTGTTTGATTGAGCCGCACCTTAGAAACATGGAAAAGGCTGGGTTTAATCCATTTGCAGATCGCATGAAAATTTCACAACTCCGTGCACAATGGGCTTTGTGGCGCGGGCAATAG
- the trmFO gene encoding methylenetetrahydrofolate--tRNA-(uracil(54)-C(5))-methyltransferase (FADH(2)-oxidizing) TrmFO, with amino-acid sequence MTDKAPIHIIGGGLAGSEAAWQLAERGVPVILHEMRPTRKTDAHQTDGLAELVCSNSFRSDDAENNAVGVLHAEMRLAGSLIMRAADANQVPAGGALAVDRVGFSDAVTDTLNNHHLITIDRGEVKDVPLDEWGDVLIASGPLTSDNLANFIREKTSAEELAFFDAIAPIVHKDSIDMSKAWYQSRYDKVGPGGTGADYINCPLDEALYNAFIDALIGGESTDFKEWEENTPYFDGCLPIEVMAERGRETLRHGPMKPMGLTNSHQPDIKAYAVVQLRQDNALGTLYNMVGFQTKLRYGAQGDIFRMIPGLENAEFARLGGLHRNTFLNSPKLLDETLRLHNDPRIRFAGQITGCEGYLESAAIGLLTSRFIAAERHGEKPSLPPETSAFGSLLGHITKGHISYQETNAKKSFQPMNINFGLFPPIEVPKPDDGKRFRGKEKTRAKKQAMAARALADTRTWLGIEAKEAAE; translated from the coding sequence ATGACAGATAAAGCTCCAATTCATATCATCGGTGGCGGTTTGGCAGGCAGTGAAGCAGCTTGGCAATTAGCCGAGCGCGGCGTGCCAGTTATTTTGCACGAAATGCGTCCAACCAGAAAAACTGATGCTCATCAGACAGACGGATTGGCTGAGCTGGTTTGTTCAAATTCATTTCGCTCTGATGATGCTGAAAACAATGCCGTTGGCGTTCTTCATGCAGAGATGCGGCTGGCAGGATCTTTGATTATGCGTGCAGCCGATGCCAATCAGGTGCCAGCTGGCGGCGCATTGGCTGTCGACCGTGTCGGTTTTTCTGATGCTGTCACCGATACACTCAACAACCACCATTTGATCACCATTGATCGTGGTGAAGTCAAAGACGTGCCCCTTGATGAATGGGGTGACGTATTGATCGCATCCGGCCCTCTCACCTCAGACAATCTTGCGAATTTTATTCGCGAGAAAACAAGCGCAGAAGAATTAGCCTTCTTTGATGCCATTGCACCGATCGTTCATAAAGACAGCATTGATATGAGTAAAGCTTGGTATCAATCGCGCTACGATAAGGTTGGACCGGGTGGAACCGGAGCTGACTACATCAATTGCCCGCTCGATGAGGCTTTATATAATGCTTTTATTGATGCACTCATTGGCGGTGAAAGCACTGACTTCAAGGAATGGGAAGAAAACACGCCCTATTTTGATGGCTGCCTGCCAATTGAAGTCATGGCTGAGCGCGGGCGTGAGACATTGCGTCACGGTCCGATGAAGCCGATGGGACTTACCAATTCGCATCAACCGGATATCAAGGCCTATGCGGTGGTGCAATTACGTCAAGATAATGCGCTCGGCACGCTTTATAATATGGTCGGTTTTCAGACTAAGCTACGCTATGGGGCACAGGGGGATATTTTTCGCATGATCCCCGGCTTAGAAAATGCTGAGTTTGCCCGTCTTGGTGGCTTGCACAGAAACACATTTTTAAATTCCCCAAAGCTGTTGGATGAAACTCTTCGCCTGCACAATGATCCGCGCATTCGCTTCGCCGGACAAATTACAGGTTGTGAAGGATATCTCGAGTCCGCGGCAATTGGATTATTGACAAGCCGCTTCATCGCCGCTGAGCGCCATGGTGAAAAACCAAGTTTGCCGCCTGAAACCAGCGCCTTTGGTTCGCTTCTTGGTCATATCACAAAGGGACATATTTCTTATCAAGAAACGAATGCCAAAAAATCATTCCAGCCTATGAACATCAACTTTGGACTTTTCCCGCCAATCGAAGTGCCAAAACCTGACGATGGCAAGCGTTTTCGTGGTAAGGAAAAGACAAGAGCTAAAAAACAAGCCATGGCTGCGCGCGCCTTGGCGGACACCAGAACATGGCTAGGAATAGAGGCAAAAGAAGCGGCAGAATAA
- the uvrA gene encoding excinuclease ABC subunit UvrA — protein MISVKGAREHNLKNVDIDLPRDQLTVITGLSGSGKSSLAFDTIYAEGQRRYVESLSAYARQFLEMMQKPDVDQIDGLSPAISIEQKTTSKNPRSTVGTVTEIYDYMRLLFARVGVPYSPTTGLPIESQTISQMVDRIVMLEEGTRLYLLAPIVRGRKGEYRKEIAELMRKGFQRIKIDGEFYEIAEAPVLDKKYKHDIDVVVDRLVVRDDIATRLADSLETALRLSDGLAVAELADKPLPVNETAGGSANKSKNETHERLTFSEKFACPVSGFTISEIEPRLFSFNNPFGACPKCDGLGTERRVDPGLVVPDSSLSVTKGAIAPWSKSTSPYYMQTLEAVCRHLKVKPSTSFEKLPQKIQHALLYGTKDTVTFTYDDGVRSYETKKPFEGVINNLERRWRETESNWSREEIEKFMAATPCDACSGHRLKPEALCVKLADIHISQATEMSIRKAQNWFGTLPEYLNDKQNEIAIRILKEIRERLRFLNDVGLEYLTLSRNSGTLSGGESQRIRLASQIGSGLTGVLYVLDEPSIGLHQRDNERLIGTLKHLRDLGNTVIVVEHDEDAVLSADYVVDVGPAAGIHGGEIVAHGTPAEVMANPKSLTGQYISGEMAIPTPEIRRKASKNRKIKVVGARANNLKNVTVDVPLGLFTCVTGVSGGGKSTLLLDTLYKAVARKLNNARANPAEHDRIEGLEHLDKVIDIDQSPIGRTPRSNPATYTGAFTPIREWFAGLPEAKARGYAPGRFSFNVKGGRCEACQGDGVIKIEMHFLPDVYVTCEQCNGKRYNRETLDVQFKGKSIAEVLDMTVDEGVEFFSAFPVVRDKLATLQRVGLGYIKIGQQATTLSGGEAQRVKLAKELSKRATGRTLYLLDEPTTGLHFHDIAKLLEVLHELVDSGNSVIVIEHNLEVIKTADWIIDLGPEGGDGGGEIVAVGTPEDVINEPRSHTGQYLSELTKRRPVKHARAAE, from the coding sequence ATGATTTCCGTCAAAGGCGCCCGCGAGCATAATCTTAAAAATGTGGATATCGACCTCCCCCGTGACCAGTTGACCGTCATCACGGGGCTTTCTGGGTCAGGAAAATCCTCTCTAGCCTTTGATACAATTTATGCAGAAGGACAGCGACGCTATGTAGAAAGTCTGTCAGCCTATGCGCGCCAATTTTTGGAAATGATGCAAAAGCCGGATGTAGATCAAATTGATGGTCTATCGCCTGCCATTTCTATTGAACAAAAGACCACATCGAAAAACCCGCGTTCAACTGTCGGCACCGTGACAGAGATTTATGATTACATGCGCCTTTTGTTCGCGCGGGTTGGTGTTCCCTATTCGCCAACAACGGGCTTGCCGATTGAAAGCCAGACCATTAGCCAGATGGTTGATCGCATCGTGATGCTTGAAGAAGGAACGAGACTTTATCTCCTCGCTCCTATCGTGCGTGGTCGCAAAGGCGAGTACCGCAAGGAAATTGCCGAGTTAATGCGAAAAGGTTTTCAGCGCATCAAGATCGACGGTGAATTCTATGAAATCGCTGAAGCGCCCGTTTTAGACAAAAAATATAAACACGATATCGACGTGGTGGTGGATCGCCTTGTTGTGCGTGACGACATTGCGACAAGATTAGCCGATTCACTAGAAACTGCTTTACGACTCTCCGATGGTCTTGCTGTTGCAGAACTGGCGGACAAACCATTGCCAGTAAATGAAACTGCTGGAGGCTCCGCCAATAAATCAAAGAATGAAACCCACGAGCGCCTCACCTTTTCAGAAAAGTTCGCCTGCCCCGTCTCTGGGTTCACCATTTCAGAAATTGAACCACGCTTGTTTTCCTTCAACAATCCTTTTGGCGCATGTCCAAAATGTGATGGTCTTGGCACTGAGCGGCGCGTTGATCCTGGTCTTGTCGTACCTGACAGTAGTTTGTCAGTCACAAAAGGCGCAATTGCACCGTGGTCAAAATCAACGTCACCTTATTATATGCAAACGCTTGAAGCCGTTTGCCGTCATTTGAAGGTTAAACCATCTACTTCCTTTGAAAAATTGCCGCAAAAAATTCAACACGCTTTGCTTTATGGCACGAAGGATACAGTCACTTTCACCTATGACGATGGGGTGCGCTCATATGAAACGAAAAAGCCGTTTGAGGGTGTCATCAACAACCTAGAACGGCGATGGCGTGAGACAGAATCAAATTGGTCGCGCGAGGAAATAGAGAAATTCATGGCGGCAACGCCTTGTGATGCCTGCTCAGGACATCGCCTGAAGCCTGAAGCTTTATGCGTAAAACTTGCCGATATTCACATTTCACAAGCCACAGAAATGTCGATCCGTAAGGCACAAAACTGGTTTGGCACCTTGCCAGAATATCTCAATGACAAACAAAATGAGATCGCAATTCGCATCTTAAAAGAAATTCGTGAGCGGTTGCGCTTTCTCAATGATGTTGGACTTGAATATCTAACTTTATCGCGGAATTCTGGCACGCTATCGGGTGGTGAAAGCCAGCGCATCCGCCTTGCCTCACAAATCGGGTCGGGTCTGACCGGTGTACTTTATGTGCTCGATGAACCATCCATCGGGCTTCATCAGCGTGACAATGAACGATTGATCGGAACCTTGAAGCACCTACGCGACCTCGGCAATACGGTGATCGTGGTGGAACATGACGAAGACGCGGTGCTGTCCGCCGATTATGTGGTCGATGTGGGGCCGGCTGCCGGTATTCATGGCGGCGAGATTGTCGCTCATGGCACACCCGCAGAAGTGATGGCCAATCCAAAGTCGCTCACCGGCCAATATATCAGCGGTGAAATGGCTATCCCGACACCTGAAATACGGCGCAAGGCATCAAAGAATCGTAAGATTAAAGTTGTTGGAGCACGAGCCAATAATCTCAAAAATGTCACGGTTGATGTCCCGCTTGGGCTTTTCACCTGCGTTACTGGTGTCTCTGGCGGAGGAAAATCCACGCTTTTGCTCGATACTCTTTATAAGGCGGTTGCACGTAAATTAAACAATGCGCGCGCCAATCCAGCAGAACATGACCGTATTGAAGGCCTTGAGCACCTCGATAAAGTGATCGACATTGACCAATCGCCAATTGGTCGCACACCGCGCTCTAATCCAGCCACATATACCGGCGCTTTCACCCCTATTCGCGAATGGTTTGCTGGTCTTCCTGAGGCAAAAGCTCGTGGCTATGCGCCAGGTCGTTTCTCTTTCAATGTCAAAGGCGGACGCTGTGAGGCCTGTCAGGGCGATGGTGTTATCAAGATCGAAATGCACTTTTTGCCTGATGTTTATGTCACCTGCGAACAATGTAACGGTAAACGCTATAATCGTGAAACGTTGGATGTTCAGTTCAAGGGCAAGTCAATTGCAGAAGTGCTTGATATGACTGTTGATGAAGGTGTCGAATTTTTCTCTGCTTTTCCTGTTGTGCGTGACAAACTGGCGACATTACAACGGGTTGGCCTTGGCTACATCAAGATTGGCCAACAAGCGACAACCCTATCGGGTGGTGAAGCCCAGCGTGTCAAACTTGCCAAAGAACTATCCAAACGAGCAACGGGGCGCACGCTTTATCTGCTTGATGAACCAACCACCGGCCTGCATTTTCACGATATAGCTAAACTGCTTGAAGTGCTTCATGAACTGGTAGATAGCGGCAACAGCGTGATTGTTATTGAACATAATCTGGAAGTCATTAAAACCGCTGACTGGATCATTGATCTTGGGCCGGAAGGTGGCGACGGGGGTGGTGAAATCGTCGCGGTTGGCACACCCGAAGATGTGATCAATGAGCCACGCTCGCACACGGGACAATATCTCTCAGAACTCACTAAACGCCGCCCTGTAAAACACGCCAGAGCTGCAGAGTAA
- a CDS encoding single-stranded DNA-binding protein — protein sequence MAGSVNKVILVGNLGADPEIRRTQDGRPIANLSIATSESWRDKNTGEKRDKTEWHRVVIFSEGLCKVAENYLRKGAKVYIEGQLQTRKWQDQQGVDKYSTEVVLQGFNGTLTMLDGRSEGGGGGNYGGGGQQMGYDGASSGAGGPSAAPAGMADDMDDEIPF from the coding sequence ATGGCTGGTAGTGTGAATAAAGTAATTTTAGTGGGCAATTTGGGCGCTGACCCTGAAATTCGGCGCACACAAGATGGTAGGCCGATTGCTAATTTAAGTATTGCGACCAGTGAGAGCTGGCGCGATAAAAATACGGGCGAGAAGCGCGATAAAACAGAGTGGCACCGTGTCGTGATCTTTTCCGAAGGTCTTTGCAAGGTTGCAGAAAATTATCTGCGTAAGGGCGCCAAGGTTTACATTGAAGGACAACTTCAAACTCGCAAGTGGCAAGACCAGCAGGGCGTGGATAAATACAGTACTGAAGTTGTGCTGCAGGGCTTTAATGGCACCCTAACGATGCTTGATGGACGCAGCGAAGGCGGTGGCGGCGGAAATTATGGCGGCGGTGGCCAGCAAATGGGCTATGATGGAGCATCTTCTGGTGCCGGCGGGCCAAGTGCTGCGCCAGCGGGCATGGCCGATGATATGGATGATGAAATTCCGTTTTAA
- the gyrA gene encoding DNA gyrase subunit A yields MSDQTILPPSDTPESGPESGIEPISIIDEMKSSYLDYAMSVIVSRALPDVRDGLKPVHRRIMYSMHENGYDWNKPYRKSARVVGDVIGKYHPHGDTAIYDALVRMAQPFSLRLPLADGQGNFGSVDGDPPAAMRYTEIRLEKVAHELIDDIDKDTVDFKENYDNSEVEPTVLPAKFPNLLVNGSGGIAVGMATNIPPHNLGEVISACKAYIDDPSLDVAGLIEHVPGPDFPTGGQILGRSGIHSAYNTGRGSVIMRGQASVEEIRKDRQALIITEIPYQVNKATMIEKIAELVRDKRIEGISDIRDESDRNGMRVVIELKRDAVADVVLNQVYRFSPLQSSFGCNIVALNGGKPEQLNLLDLIKAFVNFREEVVSRRTRFLLNKARERAHVLVGLAIAVANIDEVIALIRSAPDPATARKQLMERRWPAKDVAPLVELIDDPRHGLEGDGTYMLSEEQARAILDLRLQRLTALGRDEIDEELNKLGERIKDYLDILRSRIRIMSIIKDELTQISEEFSTPRRTEILEGGAELEDEDLIQREDMVITVTHGGYIKRVALDTYRAQKRGGKGRAGMSTKDEDFVTRLFVENTHTPILFFTSRGIVHKMKVWRLPLAAPNARGKALVNMLPLEAGERITTIMPLPEDEDSWDTLGVMFATNRGSVRRNKLSDFVQVNRRGKIAMKLDEGMDILGVEPCTEHDDVMLTTLKGQCIRFPVGDVRVFQSRDSTGVRGIRLADDDDVISMSIIRHFDAAPEERTTYLKQRRLIAGDTDTDEAVTLDEDGDDSASDAQLSTERYAEMSAAEEFVLTLSENGYGKRSSLYEYRVSGRGGKGIAAMSMTKRNGALVASFPVQDSDQIMLVTDAGKLIRVPVQAENEQIRVMGRSTQGVTVFSTAEKERVVSVERISDVGEDDAEDEDTNGTVEGNTDAPEEGSASE; encoded by the coding sequence TTGTCAGACCAAACAATTTTACCGCCGTCCGATACCCCTGAATCCGGTCCCGAATCCGGTATTGAGCCGATTTCAATCATTGATGAAATGAAGAGCTCATACCTTGATTATGCGATGAGCGTTATCGTCTCTCGCGCTCTTCCTGATGTGCGTGATGGTTTAAAGCCTGTGCATCGCCGCATTATGTATTCAATGCATGAAAACGGCTACGATTGGAACAAGCCTTACCGTAAGTCCGCTCGTGTCGTTGGTGATGTGATCGGTAAATATCACCCCCATGGTGACACGGCGATTTATGATGCGTTGGTGCGCATGGCGCAGCCATTTTCACTACGCTTGCCCCTTGCCGATGGTCAGGGCAATTTTGGTTCAGTTGATGGCGACCCGCCAGCTGCGATGCGTTATACCGAGATTAGATTGGAAAAAGTCGCCCACGAACTGATCGATGATATCGACAAGGACACGGTCGACTTTAAGGAAAATTACGATAATTCCGAAGTTGAGCCGACCGTACTTCCTGCCAAATTCCCCAATCTTCTCGTCAATGGCTCTGGCGGCATTGCCGTTGGTATGGCGACCAATATCCCGCCTCATAACTTGGGCGAAGTGATTTCTGCCTGCAAAGCTTATATTGATGACCCAAGCCTTGATGTTGCTGGCCTGATCGAACATGTGCCGGGGCCTGATTTTCCTACAGGTGGGCAGATTCTTGGTCGCTCTGGCATTCATTCCGCCTATAACACAGGTCGTGGCAGCGTTATCATGCGTGGCCAGGCGAGTGTGGAAGAAATTCGTAAGGATCGCCAAGCTCTTATTATTACGGAGATCCCTTATCAGGTAAACAAAGCAACGATGATTGAGAAAATTGCCGAACTCGTGCGTGATAAACGCATTGAAGGTATTTCTGATATCCGTGATGAAAGCGACCGCAATGGGATGCGGGTCGTGATTGAGTTAAAGCGTGATGCGGTCGCTGATGTTGTCTTGAACCAAGTCTATCGTTTCTCGCCGCTCCAGTCTTCTTTTGGTTGTAATATCGTGGCCTTAAATGGCGGCAAGCCCGAGCAACTGAATTTGCTTGATTTGATCAAAGCTTTCGTCAATTTCCGTGAAGAAGTTGTTTCGCGCCGCACTAGGTTCCTTTTGAACAAGGCACGAGAGCGGGCACATGTCTTGGTGGGGCTTGCCATTGCTGTTGCCAATATTGATGAAGTGATTGCACTAATACGCAGTGCCCCAGATCCAGCAACCGCGCGCAAACAACTGATGGAGCGCCGTTGGCCTGCCAAAGACGTGGCCCCGCTTGTCGAGCTGATTGATGATCCGCGCCATGGTTTAGAGGGTGATGGCACGTACATGCTTTCCGAAGAGCAAGCCCGCGCTATTCTTGATCTACGCCTACAGCGCCTTACAGCTCTTGGACGCGATGAAATTGATGAGGAATTAAACAAGCTTGGTGAGCGCATCAAAGACTATCTTGATATTCTGCGTTCGCGCATTCGCATTATGAGCATCATCAAAGATGAGCTGACCCAAATTTCGGAAGAGTTTTCAACACCACGCCGCACAGAAATACTCGAGGGCGGGGCAGAGCTTGAAGATGAAGACCTGATCCAGCGAGAAGATATGGTCATCACGGTGACACATGGTGGTTATATCAAACGTGTTGCGCTTGATACTTATCGTGCGCAAAAACGTGGCGGTAAAGGACGTGCGGGCATGTCCACGAAGGACGAGGATTTTGTCACGCGTCTATTCGTTGAAAATACCCATACGCCTATTCTATTCTTCACATCGCGCGGCATTGTTCACAAAATGAAGGTCTGGCGCTTGCCGCTTGCAGCCCCTAATGCGCGCGGCAAAGCCCTAGTGAATATGTTGCCACTCGAAGCCGGTGAGCGCATTACGACTATTATGCCACTGCCAGAAGATGAAGACAGCTGGGATACATTAGGCGTGATGTTTGCGACAAATCGCGGATCGGTCCGCCGCAATAAATTATCTGATTTTGTACAGGTTAATCGCAGAGGTAAAATTGCGATGAAACTGGATGAAGGCATGGATATTTTGGGCGTGGAACCATGCACCGAACATGACGATGTTATGCTGACAACACTCAAAGGCCAGTGCATTCGCTTCCCAGTGGGCGATGTGCGCGTGTTCCAAAGTCGTGATTCCACGGGTGTTCGTGGTATCAGATTGGCTGATGATGATGACGTGATTTCAATGTCTATTATCCGTCACTTTGATGCAGCACCCGAAGAACGCACAACCTATCTTAAACAGCGTCGCCTGATAGCTGGCGACACGGATACGGATGAGGCTGTCACACTTGATGAAGACGGAGATGACAGCGCATCAGATGCGCAGCTTTCAACGGAGCGTTATGCTGAGATGAGTGCTGCCGAAGAGTTTGTTCTCACCTTGTCTGAAAATGGATATGGCAAACGCAGCTCGCTTTATGAATATCGTGTTTCGGGTCGTGGCGGCAAAGGGATCGCGGCTATGTCCATGACAAAACGGAATGGAGCGCTCGTTGCATCATTCCCGGTACAAGACAGCGATCAGATTATGCTGGTCACGGATGCTGGCAAACTCATTCGTGTGCCGGTGCAAGCCGAAAACGAGCAAATCCGTGTTATGGGACGTTCAACACAGGGCGTTACTGTCTTCTCTACTGCAGAAAAAGAGCGTGTTGTCTCTGTTGAACGTATTTCTGATGTTGGCGAAGATGACGCCGAAGATGAAGATACAAACGGCACTGTTGAAGGTAATACTGACGCACCAGAGGAAGGATCTGCATCTGAATAA
- the coaD gene encoding pantetheine-phosphate adenylyltransferase, giving the protein MRRIAFYSGSFDPITNGHLDVLKHCASIADEIVVGIGVHPGKAPLFSFDERAGLVHAAVSETSVISTEILRVVAFDDLVVDAAARESASIIVRGLRDGTDLDYEMKMVGMNGAMAPNIPTVFLPASPSVRPITATLVRQIAKMGGDVTSFVPKAVTTALKDKFA; this is encoded by the coding sequence ATGAGACGTATCGCATTTTATTCTGGATCATTTGATCCCATAACAAATGGTCATCTTGACGTATTGAAGCATTGCGCCTCAATCGCGGATGAAATTGTTGTGGGTATAGGGGTTCATCCAGGTAAAGCTCCCTTGTTCTCATTCGATGAACGAGCAGGCCTTGTGCATGCAGCGGTAAGCGAAACCAGCGTTATCTCTACTGAAATCTTACGGGTAGTTGCTTTTGATGACCTTGTGGTTGATGCAGCGGCGCGTGAGAGTGCATCGATCATCGTTCGTGGTCTTCGTGATGGCACCGATCTCGATTATGAAATGAAGATGGTGGGCATGAACGGTGCAATGGCACCAAATATTCCGACCGTATTTTTGCCGGCAAGCCCCTCTGTTCGTCCTATTACGGCCACACTGGTGAGGCAAATCGCAAAAATGGGTGGTGATGTCACATCTTTTGTACCAAAGGCTGTCACGACTGCTTTGAAAGATAAATTTGCATGA
- a CDS encoding peptidylprolyl isomerase, whose product MAFNTLVHAKDVLVLETSKGTVEIEFLPNVAPKHVAQVSKLAKSGFYNGIVFHRVIEGFMAQTGDPTGTGTGGSKEPNINAEFSITPFDRGVVGMARSQSHNSANSQFFIMFDEGHFLNGQYTAFGRVIKGMDAVDALQKGDGQGGIVPVDKRDKIIKASVVSR is encoded by the coding sequence ATGGCGTTCAATACATTGGTTCATGCGAAAGACGTTCTTGTGCTTGAAACAAGCAAAGGAACCGTAGAAATCGAGTTCTTGCCAAATGTTGCACCAAAGCATGTGGCACAAGTATCTAAACTTGCTAAAAGCGGATTTTATAACGGCATTGTTTTCCATCGTGTGATCGAAGGTTTTATGGCGCAAACTGGTGACCCAACAGGGACAGGTACTGGTGGTTCAAAAGAACCCAATATAAATGCAGAATTCTCAATTACACCTTTTGATCGTGGTGTTGTTGGTATGGCTCGTAGCCAATCCCACAATAGTGCGAATTCACAGTTTTTCATTATGTTCGATGAAGGTCATTTTTTGAATGGTCAATATACTGCATTTGGTCGGGTGATCAAAGGCATGGATGCTGTTGACGCATTACAAAAAGGTGATGGCCAAGGTGGCATCGTGCCCGTGGACAAACGTGACAAAATTATCAAAGCATCTGTCGTCTCCAGATAG
- a CDS encoding peptidylprolyl isomerase: MSDLENTLIMETTAGTVTITLRPDLAPNHVERIKELSREGFYDGVVFHRVIDGFMAQGGDPTGTGMGGSDKPDLRAEFTTEKHVRGTCSMARSQNPNSANSQFFICFGNAGFLDGQYTVWGEVSDGMDNVDKIKRGEPVQDPDKIISAKVAADA; the protein is encoded by the coding sequence ATGAGCGATCTGGAAAATACACTTATTATGGAAACGACGGCTGGCACGGTTACAATAACCTTGCGGCCTGATCTTGCACCTAATCATGTGGAGCGGATCAAGGAGCTTTCGCGTGAAGGTTTTTATGATGGCGTGGTTTTTCACCGCGTGATTGATGGCTTCATGGCACAGGGCGGCGATCCAACCGGCACTGGCATGGGTGGTTCAGATAAGCCAGATCTTCGTGCTGAATTCACGACCGAAAAACACGTTCGTGGCACATGTTCTATGGCGCGTTCACAAAATCCGAATTCTGCCAATTCTCAATTCTTCATCTGTTTTGGTAATGCTGGTTTTCTCGATGGTCAATATACCGTTTGGGGTGAAGTGAGTGACGGCATGGACAACGTTGACAAGATTAAACGTGGTGAGCCAGTTCAAGATCCTGATAAAATTATTTCGGCAAAAGTTGCTGCTGACGCTTAA